In a genomic window of Actinomadura rubteroloni:
- a CDS encoding RelA/SpoT family protein produces MNPVLEPLIKTVRNTHPKADVRQIERAYDVAAHYHRDQKRKSGDPYITHPLAVATILAELGMNTETVVAALLHDTVEDTAYTLDELRADFGDEITALVDGVTKLDKVKYGDAAEAETVRKMVVAMARDIRVLVIKLADRLHNMRTLRYMPRHKQEKKARETLEVFAPLAHRLGMNTLKWELEDLSFATLYPKRFDEIARLVSERAPRRDIFLQEVIENVSADLRDSRIKATVTGRPKHYYSIYQKMIARDVGFDDIYDLVGIRVLVDSVRDCYAALGTIHARWNPVPGRFKDYIAMPKFNMYQSLHTTVIGPEGKPVELQIRTWGMHRRAEYGVAAHWKYKEETVGGRRAADMQWLRQLLDWQKETADPAEFLESLRFDLSVSEVFVFTPKGDVIALPQGATPVDFAYAIHTEVGSRCIGARVNGRLVPLESTLDNGDTVEVFTSKSPDAGPSRDWLNFVKSARARNKIRHWFSKERRDTAIESGKDAIARAMRKQNMPLQRMMSGEALLALARDMRYPDVSSLYAAVGENQVSAQNVVQRLVDALGGPESADEDLAEIALPTRRKRTRPAGDPGVVVAGDPDVWVRLSRCCTPVPGDDIVGFVTRGHGVSVHRADCSNVASLRTQPDRLIDVKWSPGEDSVFLVAIQVEALDRPRLLSDVTSVLSDQHVNILSASVTTTRDRVAVSRFTFEMGDPKHLGHVLKAVRSIDGVYDVYRITSGTNR; encoded by the coding sequence ATGAACCCCGTCCTCGAACCCCTCATCAAGACCGTCCGGAACACGCATCCGAAGGCGGACGTCCGGCAGATCGAGCGCGCCTACGACGTGGCCGCGCACTATCACCGCGACCAGAAGCGCAAGAGCGGCGATCCGTACATCACGCATCCGCTGGCCGTCGCGACGATCCTCGCCGAGCTGGGCATGAACACCGAGACGGTCGTCGCGGCGCTGCTGCACGACACCGTCGAGGACACCGCGTACACGCTGGACGAGCTGCGCGCCGACTTCGGCGACGAGATCACCGCGCTGGTGGACGGCGTCACCAAGCTCGACAAGGTCAAGTACGGCGACGCGGCCGAGGCCGAGACCGTCCGCAAGATGGTCGTGGCGATGGCCCGCGACATCCGCGTCCTGGTGATCAAGCTCGCGGACCGGCTGCACAACATGCGCACGCTCCGGTACATGCCGCGCCACAAGCAGGAGAAGAAGGCCCGCGAGACGCTGGAGGTCTTCGCCCCGCTCGCGCACCGGCTCGGGATGAACACGCTGAAATGGGAGCTGGAGGACCTGTCCTTCGCGACCCTGTACCCGAAGCGGTTCGACGAGATCGCCCGGCTGGTGTCCGAGCGTGCCCCGCGCCGCGACATCTTCCTGCAGGAGGTCATCGAGAACGTCTCGGCGGACCTGCGGGACTCCCGGATCAAGGCGACGGTCACCGGCCGTCCCAAGCACTACTACTCGATCTACCAGAAGATGATCGCCCGCGACGTCGGGTTCGACGACATCTACGACCTGGTCGGCATCCGGGTCCTGGTGGACAGCGTCCGCGACTGCTACGCGGCGCTCGGGACGATCCACGCGCGGTGGAACCCGGTGCCCGGCCGGTTCAAGGACTACATCGCGATGCCGAAGTTCAACATGTACCAGTCGCTGCACACGACGGTGATCGGGCCCGAGGGCAAGCCCGTCGAGCTGCAGATCCGGACGTGGGGCATGCACCGGCGCGCGGAGTACGGCGTCGCGGCGCACTGGAAGTACAAGGAGGAGACGGTCGGGGGCCGCAGGGCCGCCGACATGCAGTGGCTCCGCCAGCTCCTGGACTGGCAGAAGGAGACCGCCGACCCGGCCGAGTTCCTGGAGTCGCTGCGGTTCGACCTGTCGGTGTCGGAGGTGTTCGTCTTCACGCCGAAGGGCGACGTGATCGCGCTGCCGCAGGGCGCGACCCCGGTCGACTTCGCGTATGCGATCCACACCGAGGTCGGCAGCCGCTGCATCGGCGCCCGCGTCAACGGACGGCTCGTGCCGCTCGAATCCACGCTGGACAACGGCGACACGGTCGAGGTGTTCACGTCCAAGTCGCCGGACGCCGGGCCCAGCCGGGACTGGCTGAACTTCGTCAAGAGCGCCCGCGCCCGCAACAAGATCCGGCACTGGTTCTCCAAGGAGCGGCGCGACACCGCGATCGAGTCCGGCAAGGACGCGATCGCGCGCGCGATGCGCAAGCAGAACATGCCGTTGCAGCGGATGATGTCGGGGGAGGCGCTGCTGGCGCTGGCCCGCGACATGCGCTACCCGGACGTGTCGTCGCTGTACGCGGCCGTCGGCGAGAACCAGGTGTCGGCGCAGAACGTCGTGCAGCGCCTGGTCGACGCGCTCGGCGGCCCCGAGAGCGCCGACGAGGACCTCGCCGAGATCGCGCTGCCGACGCGCCGCAAACGGACCCGTCCCGCCGGCGACCCCGGCGTCGTCGTCGCGGGCGACCCGGACGTGTGGGTGCGGCTGTCGCGCTGCTGCACGCCCGTCCCCGGCGACGACATCGTCGGGTTCGTGACGCGCGGGCACGGCGTCTCGGTGCACCGGGCGGACTGCTCGAACGTGGCGAGCCTGCGCACCCAGCCGGACCGGCTCATCGACGTGAAGTGGTCGCCCGGCGAGGACTCGGTGTTCCTGGTGGCGATCCAGGTCGAGGCGCTGGACCGGCCGCGCCTGCTCTCGGACGTGACGAGCGTCCTGTCCGACCAGCACGTGAACATCCTGTCGGCGTCCGTCACCACGACGCGCGACCGCGTCGCGGTCAGCCGCTTCACCTTCGAGATGGGCGACCCGAAGCACCTGGGCCACGTCCTGAAGGCCGTCCGCTCGATCGACGGCGTGTACGACGTCTACCGCATCACCAGCGGCACGAACCGCTGA
- a CDS encoding adenine phosphoribosyltransferase encodes MDLDGLIRDRIRDVVDYPKPGVVFKDITPLLADHVAFAGVVDAIVNHHGRGTVDKIVGIEARGFILAAPIAYHFGAGFVPVRKKGKLPSATYERSYDLEYGTETIEVHADAFTPGERVLIVDDVLATGGTARAAADLVARGGGDVVGLSVLMELSFLGGRDRIGNLDVHSLVTV; translated from the coding sequence GTGGACCTCGACGGCCTGATCAGGGACCGGATCCGCGACGTCGTGGACTACCCCAAGCCCGGGGTGGTCTTCAAGGACATCACGCCGCTGCTGGCGGACCACGTCGCGTTCGCCGGGGTGGTCGACGCGATCGTCAACCACCACGGGCGCGGCACCGTCGACAAGATCGTCGGAATCGAGGCGCGCGGGTTCATTCTCGCCGCGCCCATCGCCTACCACTTCGGTGCGGGATTCGTTCCGGTGCGCAAGAAGGGAAAACTCCCCTCGGCGACGTATGAACGGTCCTATGATCTGGAATACGGGACCGAGACCATCGAGGTCCACGCCGACGCCTTCACGCCCGGCGAGCGCGTCCTCATCGTGGACGACGTGCTCGCGACCGGGGGCACCGCGCGGGCGGCGGCCGACCTGGTCGCCCGGGGCGGCGGCGACGTCGTCGGGCTGTCGGTCCTGATGGAGCTGTCCTTTCTGGGCGGTCGCGACCGGATCGGGAATCTGGACGTTCATTCCCTGGTTACGGTCTAG
- a CDS encoding MBL fold metallo-hydrolase — translation MLVAGFPAGSFAANCYVVAPEAGAECVIIDPGEDAAGGIDDVLREHRLKPVAVLLTHGHLDHVWSVAPVCGAKDVPAWIHPDDRDLLTDPAKGLSLNPGQELFGGLTLSEPDDVRELADGAELDLAGLRFTVDHAPGHTPGSVTFRTPAAADVPDVMFTGDLLFAGSIGRTDLPGGSYDEILASLSRVCLTLPDTTVVLPGHGPQTTIGRERTTNPFLAELAPADGPDKGF, via the coding sequence GTGCTCGTCGCCGGGTTCCCCGCCGGATCGTTCGCCGCGAACTGCTATGTCGTGGCGCCCGAGGCGGGTGCGGAGTGCGTGATCATCGACCCCGGCGAGGACGCCGCCGGCGGGATCGACGACGTCCTGCGCGAGCACCGGCTCAAGCCGGTCGCCGTGCTGCTCACCCACGGGCACCTCGACCACGTCTGGTCGGTCGCTCCGGTGTGCGGCGCCAAGGACGTCCCCGCCTGGATCCACCCCGACGACCGGGACCTGCTCACCGACCCCGCCAAGGGCCTGTCACTGAACCCCGGCCAGGAGCTGTTCGGCGGGCTGACGCTGAGCGAGCCCGACGACGTCCGCGAACTCGCCGACGGCGCCGAACTCGACCTCGCCGGGCTGCGGTTCACCGTCGACCACGCCCCCGGCCACACCCCGGGCTCGGTGACGTTCCGGACGCCCGCCGCGGCCGACGTCCCGGACGTGATGTTCACCGGCGACCTGCTGTTCGCCGGGTCCATCGGCCGCACCGACCTGCCCGGCGGCTCCTACGACGAGATCCTCGCGAGCCTGTCGCGGGTGTGCCTGACGCTGCCCGACACGACCGTCGTCCTGCCCGGCCACGGCCCGCAGACCACGATCGGACGCGAGCGCACGACGAACCCGTTCCTGGCGGAGCTGGCGCCCGCCGACGGGCCGGACAAGGGATTCTGA
- the aspS gene encoding aspartate--tRNA ligase has protein sequence MIRSHEAGTLRREHAGQPVTLAGWVARRRDHGGVTFIDLRDASGTAQVVFREEDTAHDLRSEFCVRITGEVRIRPAGNENPELPTGDIEVAATEIEVLSEAAPLPFPIEGDVNVNEEIRLKYRYLDIRREAVANALRIRSRASFIVHDVLDGHGFVNIETPTLTRSTPEGARDFLVPVRLQPGRWYALPQSPQLFKQLLMVGGLERYYQIARCYRDEDFRADRQPEFTQIDIEMSFVDQADVLRVAEDLVARLWKDVAGYEIPRPIPHITYADAMARYGSDKPDLRFGLELTDMTAYFADTSFRVFQAPYVGAVVMPGGAAQTRKELDAWQDWAKARGARGLAYVLVQEDGTLGGPVAKNLSDTEKAGLAAATGAAPGDAVFFGAGKRHATQELLGAARLEIGRRRDLIDPSAWAFVWVVDAPVFEPVEDERGEQVGWTAVHHPFTAPKAAYADTFQDDPGSALADAYDIVCNGSEIGGGSLRIHRAEMQQRVFDVLGLSKEEAESQFGFLLEAFKFGPPPHGGIAFGWDRVVMLLAGESSIRDVIAFPKAASAYDPLTAAPTPITARQRAEAGIDADPFAED, from the coding sequence ATGATCCGCTCGCACGAGGCGGGGACGCTCCGCAGGGAGCACGCCGGGCAGCCCGTGACGCTGGCCGGGTGGGTGGCGCGGCGCCGCGACCACGGCGGCGTCACCTTCATCGACCTGCGCGACGCGTCCGGCACCGCCCAGGTCGTCTTCCGCGAGGAGGACACCGCTCACGACCTGCGGTCGGAGTTCTGCGTCCGGATCACCGGCGAGGTCCGGATCCGGCCCGCGGGCAACGAGAACCCCGAGCTGCCGACCGGCGACATCGAGGTCGCCGCGACGGAGATCGAGGTGCTGTCGGAGGCGGCGCCGCTGCCGTTCCCGATCGAGGGCGACGTCAACGTCAACGAGGAGATCCGGCTCAAGTACCGGTACCTCGACATCCGGCGCGAGGCCGTCGCGAACGCGCTGCGCATCCGGTCGCGGGCGTCGTTCATCGTCCACGACGTGCTGGACGGGCACGGGTTCGTGAACATCGAGACGCCGACGCTGACCCGGTCCACCCCCGAGGGCGCGCGCGACTTCCTCGTCCCGGTCCGGCTCCAGCCCGGCCGCTGGTACGCGCTGCCGCAGTCGCCGCAGCTCTTCAAGCAGCTCCTCATGGTCGGCGGCCTGGAGCGCTACTACCAGATCGCCCGCTGCTACCGCGACGAGGACTTCCGCGCCGACCGGCAGCCGGAGTTCACCCAGATCGACATCGAGATGTCGTTCGTGGACCAGGCGGACGTCCTGCGCGTCGCCGAGGACCTCGTCGCGCGGCTGTGGAAGGACGTCGCGGGCTACGAGATCCCCCGGCCGATCCCCCACATCACCTACGCCGACGCGATGGCCCGGTACGGCTCGGACAAGCCCGACCTGCGCTTCGGCCTCGAACTGACCGACATGACGGCCTACTTCGCGGACACGTCCTTCCGCGTCTTCCAGGCCCCGTACGTGGGCGCGGTCGTCATGCCGGGCGGCGCGGCGCAGACCCGCAAGGAGCTGGACGCCTGGCAGGACTGGGCGAAGGCGCGGGGGGCGCGCGGGCTCGCGTACGTGCTCGTCCAGGAGGATGGGACGCTCGGCGGCCCCGTCGCCAAGAACCTCTCCGACACCGAGAAGGCCGGGCTCGCCGCCGCGACCGGCGCGGCCCCCGGCGACGCGGTCTTCTTCGGCGCCGGCAAGCGCCACGCCACGCAGGAGCTGCTCGGCGCCGCGCGTCTGGAGATCGGCCGCCGCCGCGACCTCATCGACCCGTCCGCCTGGGCGTTCGTCTGGGTCGTGGACGCGCCGGTCTTCGAGCCCGTCGAGGACGAGCGCGGCGAGCAGGTCGGCTGGACGGCCGTCCACCACCCGTTCACCGCGCCGAAGGCCGCGTACGCCGACACCTTCCAGGATGACCCGGGCAGCGCGCTCGCCGACGCCTACGACATCGTCTGCAACGGCAGCGAGATCGGCGGCGGCTCCCTGCGCATCCACCGCGCGGAGATGCAGCAGCGCGTGTTCGACGTCCTCGGCCTGTCGAAGGAGGAGGCCGAGTCGCAGTTCGGCTTCCTGCTGGAGGCCTTCAAGTTCGGCCCGCCCCCGCACGGCGGCATCGCCTTCGGCTGGGACCGCGTCGTGATGCTGCTGGCCGGCGAGTCCTCGATCCGCGACGTGATCGCGTTCCCGAAGGCCGCGTCCGCCTACGACCCGCTGACCGCCGCCCCCACCCCGATCACCGCCCGGCAGCGCGCCGAGGCCGGGATCGACGCCGACCCGTTCGCCGAGGACTGA
- the secF gene encoding protein translocase subunit SecF: MALGGMFSRIYRGEISADIVGRPKVWYSISGLLIALSVVGLLVQSLNFGVEFKGGSVFTFNAPHRSIEQVRSAVEHGGAHQVIVQKAGGDWRATTESMPSAEAGKIKNTISAELGIPAAKVSTQVVGASWGGEISKKAWQALAVFLLLIILYLSVAFEWRMALAALVALLHDLVITAGVYAWSGFEVTPATLLGFLTILGYSLYDAVVVFDMIKEVTRPLSPTSKITYSEAANRALSSTLVRSLNTSLVAILPVGAILFIGTTVFGAGTLKDLSLALFVGMIVGTYSSICVATPLLVQLKEREPQFRELRANIARRENSAKRQAKAARTTVPAGGGGDATDDDEPGEGEKRIDVASDVTLRKVVQTGPRQQPKRGTRTQRRNTK, translated from the coding sequence ATGGCGCTCGGCGGAATGTTCTCCCGGATCTACCGGGGCGAGATCAGCGCCGACATCGTCGGCCGTCCGAAGGTCTGGTACTCGATCTCCGGGCTGCTGATCGCGCTGTCGGTCGTCGGCCTGCTCGTCCAGAGCCTGAACTTCGGTGTGGAGTTCAAGGGCGGATCGGTCTTCACCTTCAACGCGCCGCACCGCTCGATCGAGCAGGTGCGCAGCGCCGTCGAGCACGGCGGCGCGCACCAGGTCATCGTCCAGAAGGCCGGCGGCGACTGGCGGGCCACCACCGAGAGCATGCCCTCGGCGGAGGCCGGCAAGATCAAGAACACGATCAGCGCGGAGCTGGGCATCCCGGCCGCGAAGGTCAGCACGCAGGTCGTCGGCGCCTCCTGGGGCGGCGAGATCTCCAAGAAGGCCTGGCAGGCGCTGGCCGTCTTCCTCCTGCTGATCATCTTGTACCTGTCGGTGGCGTTCGAGTGGCGGATGGCGCTGGCGGCGCTCGTCGCGCTCCTGCACGACCTCGTGATCACGGCGGGCGTGTACGCCTGGTCGGGCTTCGAGGTGACGCCGGCGACGCTGCTCGGGTTCCTGACGATCCTCGGCTACTCGCTGTACGACGCCGTCGTCGTGTTCGACATGATCAAGGAGGTCACCCGGCCGCTCTCGCCGACCTCCAAGATCACCTACAGCGAGGCCGCGAACCGGGCGCTCAGCAGCACGCTGGTGCGCTCGCTGAACACCTCGCTGGTCGCGATCCTGCCGGTCGGCGCGATCCTGTTCATCGGGACGACGGTGTTCGGCGCGGGCACGCTCAAGGACCTGTCGCTCGCCCTGTTCGTCGGCATGATCGTCGGGACGTACTCCTCGATCTGCGTGGCGACGCCGCTGCTCGTCCAGCTCAAGGAGCGCGAGCCGCAGTTCCGCGAGCTGCGCGCCAACATCGCCCGCCGCGAGAACAGCGCCAAGCGGCAGGCCAAGGCGGCGCGCACGACCGTCCCGGCGGGCGGGGGCGGCGACGCGACCGACGACGACGAACCCGGCGAGGGCGAGAAGCGGATCGACGTCGCCTCCGACGTGACGCTCCGCAAGGTCGTCCAGACCGGCCCCCGGCAGCAGCCCAAGCGCGGCACCCGGACCCAGCGCCGGAACACGAAGTAA
- the hisS gene encoding histidine--tRNA ligase, with protein MSSSFQAPKGVSEYVPPRAERFAAIRDAFAERARLAGYGYLELAVFEDTDLFRRGVGESTDVVSKEMYTFEDRGGRSLTLRPEFTATVLRAVLEHNLHRQGGLPVKVWTAGPVFRAERPQQGRYRQFYQLDLEAIGTEDPQVDAETIALAARWYRSLGLTRVRLLLNSLGCKECRPVYRAVLQDFLRGLDLDEATRARVEINPLRVLDDKRPAVREQVADAPLMADHLCAACKEYHDRVRALLADLGVAWEDEPRLVRGLDYYTRTTYEFDHPLLGAQSGVGGGGRYDGLSEDIGGPPLPGIGFGLGLDRTILALEAEGSSFAGKPRCQVFGVALGEAAERRMFTLVDELREAGIAADMAFGGKRLKGAMKDADRSGAAYAVILGERDIAGGEVQLKELATGDQTAVPLTDITSTLTERLSE; from the coding sequence GTGAGTTCGAGCTTCCAGGCCCCCAAGGGGGTCAGTGAATACGTCCCGCCGCGCGCCGAGCGGTTCGCCGCGATCCGCGACGCGTTCGCCGAGCGGGCGCGCCTCGCCGGGTACGGCTACCTGGAGCTGGCCGTCTTCGAGGACACCGACCTGTTCCGGCGCGGCGTCGGGGAGTCCACCGACGTCGTCAGCAAGGAGATGTACACCTTCGAGGACCGGGGCGGCCGGTCGCTGACGCTGCGGCCGGAGTTCACCGCGACCGTGCTGCGCGCCGTCCTGGAGCACAACCTGCACCGCCAGGGCGGGCTGCCGGTCAAGGTGTGGACGGCCGGGCCGGTGTTCCGGGCCGAGCGTCCCCAGCAGGGCCGGTACCGGCAGTTCTACCAGCTCGACCTGGAGGCGATCGGCACCGAGGACCCGCAGGTCGACGCCGAGACGATCGCGCTCGCGGCCCGCTGGTACCGCTCGCTCGGCCTCACTCGGGTGCGGCTGCTGCTGAACTCGCTCGGGTGCAAGGAGTGCCGTCCGGTGTACCGGGCCGTGCTGCAGGACTTCCTGCGCGGGCTGGACCTGGACGAGGCCACCCGCGCCCGCGTCGAGATCAACCCGCTGCGCGTCCTGGACGACAAGCGCCCGGCCGTCCGGGAGCAGGTCGCCGACGCGCCGCTCATGGCCGACCACCTGTGCGCGGCGTGCAAGGAGTACCACGACCGCGTCCGCGCGCTGCTCGCCGACCTCGGCGTCGCCTGGGAGGACGAGCCGCGCCTGGTGCGCGGCCTGGACTACTACACCCGCACCACCTACGAGTTCGACCACCCGCTGCTCGGCGCGCAGTCGGGCGTCGGCGGCGGCGGACGCTACGACGGGCTGTCGGAGGACATCGGCGGCCCGCCGCTGCCGGGCATCGGCTTCGGGCTCGGCCTGGACCGGACCATCCTGGCGCTGGAGGCCGAGGGCTCGTCGTTCGCCGGCAAGCCCCGCTGCCAGGTGTTCGGCGTCGCGCTCGGCGAGGCCGCGGAGCGGCGGATGTTCACGCTGGTGGACGAGCTGCGCGAGGCCGGGATCGCCGCCGACATGGCGTTCGGCGGCAAGCGGCTCAAGGGCGCGATGAAGGACGCCGACCGGTCCGGCGCGGCCTACGCGGTGATCCTCGGCGAACGCGACATCGCGGGCGGCGAGGTCCAGCTCAAGGAACTGGCCACCGGGGACCAGACGGCCGTCCCGCTGACCGACATCACATCGACGCTGACGGAAAGGCTTTCCGAATGA